CCTCCTGCACCACCTATTTTAGCTGAACTTACTCCTAGAGAGAAAGAAGTTTTACAGTTAATAGCTACAGGTGCTAGTAACCGCGAAATCGCTCAAGAACTCTACATTTCTGAGGGGACAGTAAAAAATCATGTTACTAATATTTTAAATCGCTTGAATCTGCGCGATCGCACTCAAGCAGCTATTTTTGCAAATACATTTCTATCCTATTTAAATGGACTTAAATAATTAGCAATTTATTGCTAATATGTCTATTTAAACAATTCCAAACATTCATTTTTTAAAACTCCTTTGATTACTTTTATCTTTCTAAATGACTTAGCGATAACCTCTTCGCAAGATATATTAATTTGTGACTGATTTAGCGAAATTAAATCTTGAATTGAAGCACCATATACAATTTCTGATAAACCTGTCCAAATACAAGCCGTTGCACACATTGGGCAAGGTTCACCAGTTGTATATATGCTATAACCTTCTAAAGCAGGGTTTTTAATTTTAGCTGTTAAACTACGAATAACATTGATTTCCGCATGAGCTGATGGATCGCTATCTCTACTTACAGTATTATGAGCAGCGGCAACAACTTCGTTATCTTTAACAATTACTGCACCGTAAGGAGCATCACCTTTTTTTGCTTCTGTTAATGCCAAGTTCATAAAATATTCTTGCTTCATAATTGACTTGAAATTTTAGAAGTATACAGGATAATAGTATTGTATCGTCAATGTCATTTAAGCGAATGCATTGAAATGATTTCTGGATATATATGTTACTGAGTAGAGAACAAACAGAGTTTTACTTAACAGACCTAGAAACACCAATAGGTAAAGCAATTAATTTAACACTTGCTGCCTTAGTTCTAATATCATCAGTAATTTTTGTAGCAGAAACTTATAATATTCCTGATTCTGTTCGGTTCCAATTAGATGTAGTAGATACAGCGATAGTTATAATTTTCGTAGTAGAATATCTACTCCGCCTCTGGAGTGCAGAAAATAAAGTTAAGTATATTTTTAGCTTTTATGCAATTATTGACTTAATGGCAATTTTGCCATTTTTCTTAGGAGCAGTGGATATTCGATTTATTCGTCTACTCCGATGGTTTCGGATTTTACGCTTAATCAGGTTTATAGATAGAAAATTTTTATTCGCTAGTATCAGTACCGAAGATGGTATGATTTTTTCGCGAATTTTATTTACGTTGTTTGCAATTATTTTTATTTACTCTGGTTTAATTTATCAAGTAGAACATCCTGTTAATCGTGAAAAATTTGGTACGTTTTTAGATGCATTCTATTTCTCAGTTGTCACAATGACAACAGTAGGGTTTGGTGATGTTATTCCAATTTCTGAATTAGGTCGCTTACTAACAGTATTAATGATATTGACAGGAATTGCGTTGATTCCTTGGCAAGTGGGAGATTTAATAAAGCGACTGGTTAAAACTGCCAATCAGGTAGAAATAGTTTGTTTAAATTGTGGTTTGGCTTACCACGATATAGATGCTGGCTTTTGTAAAAGGTGTGGGGCTAAATTGCCTACCAGCCGAGTGGAGTAATATCATTTTTCACGTGAGTTAGATAAACCTCTCCCTGCCTTGAACTAAAGTTCAAGTCTGTCCCTCTCCGACTCGCAGAGGGACAGGTTTTGCCTAGTAAAACCTCTTGGAGGTTGTTTTAAAAGTATTATTGCTAACGCAAAATCTCCTAAACTTAACCCTTCCCTACAAGGGAATGGGGGTTTCAAAGCCTCTCTCCGTTTCGGGGAGAGGTTTGGAGAGGGGTTTTTATTATACTTTGAGACTTTCCAAACATCCTCTTAGAGGTCTAACTTTAAGCTTAAGTTCACACGGTTAACAGTTGTACGCCCCTTCTTAATTGCAGACATATATTACTTCTATGTATGACACGCGTTTTCTGCAATTACCATAATTTCAGCCTGTTGGTATATGTGTATATTTGCTTGATCTATCTAAAGTAAGACAGTAGATTTTTTGATACAGCATACAATCCTCTTATTGTGCTTATGTTTCTTGTATAGCGATCGCTTCTCTGATTGGCGTTGGTGGAGGCGATCGCTTCTCTTTTATAAAACAAGCCGAGTTGGAGATTGCTAGCGAGGCTACCCTCAGCCGATAATTACGATAATTACAACACTCTTAGTCAATTTTTTCAGATTTTGGGATTGACTGTGGCTGTCACAGCGTTTCCAGTACAGTCGCTCCCAAACTTTTACCAGCCATACTATCCAGTATTGACTTGGGGCAGCTGATTAATTTTGATTGTTACTTCCAAATCGTCTGTAATCATAGCTATTTCTAAAATCACATAGTTGTTACCATTACTTACTGCTTGCCCCTCCCATTGCCGCGTTACTGACAATTTGGGAATTGCTGTAGTATTTGGCTGGCTTTTAGGAAACCTAGTTCTGTAGTCATCCTAACCCTTCACGCTTCTTACTTTTGGTTGAAGGAGCATTTCTTTGGGAAATTGGTAGATCCAGATCATTTTTGGCTAACCAATTCTCAATGAGTTCGGCTGTAACGTCAGACATATTGAGTCCTTTAAAAAAGCAAACTGTTTTAAACCTGTCTTTTGTTTCAGGCGATAGGTAAACCCTAATCGAAGCTTCTCCTTGTGCCACACTATACTCCAACTAATGAACTTATTCACTAGTTTATTGGTGCAATGGTTAATAGAGAAAAATTATACATTGGTTGACTAATGCACTAGTGCATTGGTATAGTATCACCTATACCCAAAGAAAGACACACAACAAAGGCAATAGACGCCAGAAAGTGCCAGTGGGGGCAAACCAAATATCAAATAAGCGAGCCAAGTCAACATTGGCTTAAGTTGGCTCAATTAACGTAAAATCAACACTTACAGACAAAAATGAAACGAGAACTATGGCTCTTAGCAGCTTTTGGTGATGATTGAGATGAATGTAGCGGTTAAGCTAAGCAGCACCCAAAAACAAGATTCAGTTGCTCTAACTAAAATTTGACAAGACTCCAGATTATTTGCAAATAAACTACAAACAATACTTACAACCCACATCATTTGCAAATAGCTTATGAGCATTCTTGAGAAGCATTTTAGGCTTATTCATTCGGAAAATGTCAAGAAAAAATATTTCTTTTCATTGAATACATATGACTATGTGTAATAGTTTAGAACTGCTCAACTGATGGGCAATAAAGAAAGGCATCAGAGCCGACGTCTTTCGTGTAGTTTTATTAGCGTCCTAAACCTTGGAATTTACTGTATTCGCCGCCGAACACACCTGATGTTGAAACTGAGTTAGGAAATTGTAATTTGGTGTAAAAAGCTACTTTTCACCAAATAATTTATTTAAGATAGTTAGGAGCTTAGGTGTGCTAAAAAACTTCTGGTATGCTTGTGAATTTAGCTTTGCTATTAGTAACCAGCCCAAGCAAATTGTGATGTTAAACCAAAGATTTGTCCTCTACCGGAATTCTCAAGGGCAAGTCATAGCGTTGAAAGACCAGTGTTCCCATCGTGGTGCAGCATTATCTATGGGCTGGGTTGAAAAAGATTGTCTCCGTTGTCCCTATCATGGATGGAAATTTCAAGCTGATGGACAATGCATTGAAATTCCTTCCAATGCACCTGGAATACCTATCTCTAAAAGAGCTAATGTAAACAGTTATCCAGTACAAGAGAAATACGGTTTTATCTGGGTATTTTATGGAAATTTACCAGCAGAAGAACGCCCACCAATTCCACCCTTGCCAGAATATCAAGACCCAACTATGCATCCCATTTACTTGGAATATAAGATGCAAGCTAACTACACGCGGGTCATAGAAAATGCTCTTGATCCTGCCCATCTTTTTGCAGTTCATGCTAATTCTTTCGGAGCAGGATTTGCACAAGATCCAAGAGTAGAAGATTATGTAATCCAAGATGAGAATTGGGGAATGAGTGCTAAAATTACATACAAAAATTACACCAAACCTAAAAATGGTGTATTTAAATCTTTCTTTCGCCCAGCACGCACACAGCTAAATGCCAAGACTAGCTTTTATCTTCCCAACATAACTAAAATCGAGAGTGACTTTGGTCGTGGCAAAATGATTAATTATGCTGTCCACATTCCTGTTAATGACAACACAACCATTAGTAAGCGGATTCAATTTCGCAATTTTTTTACCCACTCTTGGGCAGATAGCTTATTCGTAAAATTTCACCACAAAGTTGGTTTAGAAGATAGGTTGGTAACCGAGTCCCAATACCCAAAATTAATACCTGATACTTTATCAACAGAAGTTCATGTTCCTGCTGATGCTTTAACCCTTGCCTATCGTAAGCTTCGCCAAAAATATTTAGCAATGGGTTGGAATTTAAAAGCAAATGATAGCAATTCAGATAACTGTAGCCAAGAGCAAGCACAACCTTCTGACGTCTCGTTGATGAACTAAATATACATACAGCAGCCTTAAATTATTTGTAAAAGCTCAAGATTTCTCTTGTTTTTTCTCTCTGCGCCTCTGCATGAGATTCTTTTAAGAAATATCAATACAGCAATTGCCAGGCACATGAAATACACCCTACCCGCGCTGTCGCGCACCCTCCCCTTACCAAGGGGAGGGTTGGGGAGGGGTTATTCTGTACCTCATTGGAGTCGAAACACTATAAGTAGAATAACCGTATTCCACAGCGCTATTTCACCAATCTATTAGCCAAAATACAGAGAAAATTTGACTTAATTTACAACCAAAAATAATAGGAACTAATAACGTTGAAAAACTTTTGGTATGCTTGTGAATTTAGTTCAGCTGTTACTAACAAGCCCAAGCAAATTGTGATATTAAATCAAAGATTTGTTCTTTACCGCAATTCTCAAGGACAAGTAATTGCTTTGAAAGATCAGTGTCCTCATCGTGGTGCAGCCTTGTCTTTAGGCTGGGTTGAACAAGGCTGTATCCGTTGTCCTTATCATGGATGGAAATTTCAAGCTGATGGAAAATGCATTGAAATACCTTCCAATGGAACCGGAACACCTATTCCCAAAAGAGCTAGTGTAGACAGCTACCCAATAAAAGAAAAATATGGTTTTGTCTGGCTGTTTTATGGAGATTTGCCAGCAGAAGAACGTCCTCCATTGCCAAATTTTCCAGAATACATGGTATCGACTATGCGTCCTGTTTATGATGAGGGCATAGATAATGCTAACTATGCTCGACTCATGGAAGCTAATCTTGATTTTACTCATGTCATAGCAGTTCACAAGAAATCTTTTGGTCAGAGAATCCCAATCAACAAAACTATTAAGTATAAAGTTGATAAATATGATTGGGGCGCAGTTGCTAAAGTCAAGTATGAATCCTTAAGTAACTCAAAAAGTTTGTTGAACTTTCTACTTGGTGGACGTCCAGAGTTAAACACAAGATTGACTTTATATCTCCCTAATGTTACCTTAGCGGAAATTAGCATAGGTAGAAATAATAGGTTTGATATCAAGTTCGGCATTTTAGTTGCTCACCTGCCGATTGATGACAAAACTACTTATGTTAAACGCGTTTTGTATCGCAATATTTTACCTCTCCCTTGGTTAGATGGATTTTTTAGGAAGCTTGACCACAAACTAGCCCAAGAGGACACAGTAGTGGTAGCTACTTTAGACTCTCAATCAATGCCCAAAATATCAGAAGAACTTCATGTTGCTGCTGATGCTTTAGATATTACTTTTCGTAAGTTTCTCCAAAAGCATTTAACTTCATCTTCTGTGTCTAACCGAAATGGTCACAATCACTTTATTGATGAATCCTCAGAATCTTTTCAAATAAGGTAATCATCATGCACCCTTATTTGACTTATTTTCTTTACAGTACATGGGCAACTGGAAATTGAGAGTCTAAAGTTATCAACGTGAACGGAATATAGCTTTTAGCTAACAGAAATACGGCGTTGCTGAATAAAGATATGAAAAGTTCACGCAGAGATACAGTGAACCATTGCTGGGGGAAGGCTTTTCTTTGGAGCCACTGCGACTGCGGTCTTCTCCCAAAGGGGGAGGCTTCCGCCAACGCGGAGCGTCTCGTAGAGAAAGGGGTTTCAATTCAGTAAGACCGAAAAAAGACTTAATTAGTGTGAGGAGATAATATGACCGATGTCCTAGAAAAACCAACGGCACAACAACCAAGAGTGCGTGGGGTAATCGATAAGATTTTTAGACAGATGTTTGAGAATACTTGCGAAGCTCTTCAAGTCATAGATGGTAAGGATTTCCTCGAACAGTCTTGGACTCGTAACAACAAGGGTGTGTGGACGGTTGGTGAAAGTAGTGAGGACACCATATATATTGACCGCGCTCTGCACAATGGCAATGTCTTTGAAAAGGTGGGAGTCAATTATGTTGCAATAGAGGGTGAATTGCCTCCTGGAACGTCTTTTCAGCAATCAGGTGCGCTCCCGACAGCAATAGCAGATCAAATGACTAGCAGTAGATGCAACCGCTTCTTTGCCACGGGTTCTAGCTTTGTGATTCATCCCTATAACCCGATGGCTCCTACCGCTCATGTCAACTATCGCTATTTCCAGATTGGTAATGGTAGTCAACCTATTTATTGGTGGTTTGGTGGTGGTGCTGATCTCACACCGGCGTACCTTTTCGAGGAAGATGCAGTTCATTTTCATCAGGTACATAAAGAAGTTTGCGACAAGTACGATTCTTCCTATTACCACCGCTTTAAAAAGTCGTGTGACGAGTACTTTCACATCCCACACCGCGGTGAAAACCGAGGTATAGGTGGAATTTTCTTCGACCATCTTAATCAAGGTAATCCAGAAAAACTTCTTTCTTTTGTCACAAATTGTGCTGAGGCTTTTATCCCTGCCTATATGCCGATTGTAGAAAGACGCAAGGATATGAACTTTACTGAAGAAAACAAAAACTGGCAGCGGCTTGTGCGTGGACGTTATGCCGAGTTTATATTGTCGTGCGATCGCGGCATTCGTTTTGGTCTAGCAAGCGGTATGGTTAAACAGCAAAGTGTGTTCAACTGTATGCCTCCTGCTGCTAGCTGGCAATATGACGACCAACCGATTCCTGGTAGTCAAGAAGCAATGCTCAGAGAAGTACTGAAGAATCCTCGTAATTGGTTATAGCTTTTTCAACTATTCAGAATTGATGACCACATTAATAAAGACGACTAACCATAAAAATTACGAAATTTAGCACTGAAATGAGAAAAATAAAATTGGTGAGTGTGAGGCAATCAAAAGCCAAAATTGCATTGAGAAATCAATCCCAAATTTATCAAGAGCCGTTACAAACAAAAGCAAATAGTTTTGCTTTTGAACAGACACAGCGTTACAGACATACAACAGGCGAACTCGAAATAGATATTGCATTATCTTGTCTAAATGCTTGCAAATATCTACTTGTTTGGATAATTGGACTTTGTTTGTATTCCAGCTTGTAAAGGTTAATACCAAAACTAGCTGCTAGTTTTAATAAGTGGAGGAAAAAATAACGATGAGCATAGAAAAAAACCTAGTTACAGGCAATCTCCGAATGGAAGATATCATCAATCTTGATGAATCGAAAGCAATGAGTTTGTTTAGAAATAGATTTAAAAGATACAAAAAGCTGGTAGAAGAGATAGGAGACGAAGCCGCTTTTGAAAAGATAATGGAAAAATATCCTGAACAACAAAAAGCTTTAATGGGTACTTTCATTGATAACAATACCTTAGCTATAGGCTTTAAGAAAGCTTCTCCCTTACTTGGGCTGATGGGCTTCGTTATGGAAATAGTAGATGTTTCTCAGAATGGAACAGATGCAGCATTGGAAATCCAAAGAGTTTGCCCAGTTTTATCAATTTCTAAAGAATATGGTTTTGATAACCCATGCCGTGTTTTTTGTGAGATGGAACAAGAAGCTACTAGAAGAGCTTTCCCTAACATGAAAGCTTCAATTCTCAGTAAACAAGCAGAAGGCAATTGTGTTTGTGTATTTAAGTATGAAAGATCTACAAATAAAGTAGTAGGAATAACTAAATCTAAGAACTTAATAAATCGCATGATAGAGCTATTTAGCATAGTTCCTAGCTTTATAGAGATTGGGATTAAGATGCTCAAAATGCATCTAATTAAGTTGAAGTAATAGACCCATACAGAAATATTTGTGCAAAAGTCTATCTAAAAATTATTTTTCGTAAACCTAGTAGGGTGCGTTGTCGTGCAGCGCAACACACCATCTTCAGGTCATCTATTGGAGTGCGTTAGGTATTCCGCTACACTTTACATCTGAAAAATAGCGTTTTTAAGCCTCTGACACCATTTGCTACAACCCAGTAAACCACATAGTATTCATTAAATTCCCATTCAACCCAGTCAAAAAATAGTTTCGTAACCTTATTTTCATGAGTAGCATTATTTCAGATTTAAAACATCTTATTGAAGGCGAAGTCAGCAATACTAAAGAAGACTTAGAGGCTGTGTCTCATGATTTTGGTGGCATTATTCAAAAACGGCCTCAAATTGTTGTTCGTCCTCAAAACTCTACTGATATTGCTAAAGCCATAAAGTATGCTGCAAATCAAGAGTTAACTATTTCATCACGGGCTGCGGGTCATTCATTAAGTGGTCAATCTTTGAACCAAGATGGAATTCTCTTAGATATGAGAAATCTTAATCAAATTCATGAATTCCACGCGGATGAACTTTGGTTCAAAGCTGATGCTGGCGTTACTTGGAAGCAAATAGTTGATACTTCAATACCGTATGGTGTGATTCCTCCTGTCCTCACAAATAACTTTGAAGTAACTTTAGGCGGAACTCTCTCAGCAGGCGGTTTAGGATTGAGTTCTTTTCGTTATGGTTCTCAAGCTGACAATTGTTTAGGTTTGGAAGTTGTAACTGGAACAGGTGATATTGTCTGGTGTACATCAGAACATAATAGCGAACTTTTCTATCACGTTCTTTGTGGTTATGGTCAGTTTGGCATCATTACCAAAGTACAAAATCGGCTGAGAAAATACCGCCCCTATACTCGCAGCTATTCTCTTTGTTATGACGACTTAGACACTCTTTTAAATGATCAGCGTTTTCTGATTTCAGAAGGACTGATTGATGGTTTAGTATCTTTATTTTCTCCATGTTTATTAGGAGTATCTAGAGTAAATGAAAAGGGAATACGGCCCTTAATACAATGGTTTTACAGGATGCAAATTACTCTAGAAGTCAATTCTGTAAAAGATATAAATGAGCAAAAATTACTTTCTAACTTAAATTTCTATCGTCACATCCACACTGAAGACCTGGCTTTTGACAAGTTTATCCAACCGATAGCGCAAGTAACTCGTTCTGTAGGTACTGCTAATTCTTGGATAGACGTTCTGCTGCCAAGTTCAGTTGCTAAAGAATATATTGATATTGCTCTTGAGCGCATACCTACTTTCACGGACTTCCGAACTATACCTGTTGGTTCATTTTGTCTACTTTCTGGCAATACTAAAATGCCTATGTTCCCTTTACCCGATGATGAGTTAATTATCGGATTGGGGATGTATCCTACTATCCCTAAAGCCCAAGTAAAACCGGTTTTAGAGCAGTTAAATCTACTTACTGACCTTGCTTTAGAAATGGGTGGCAAAAGATATATGGCTACTTGGGTAGAATTTGACCTTCCACGCTGGCGACTTCAATTTGGTAATTCCTGGTCTAAAATTAATGAAATTAAAAGGAAATATGACCCTAATGGAATACTAAACCCTGGCTTTTTCAAGTATGAAGAAATCGCACAGATAGATAAGAGCAGTCTTTACAGTAGAATTCAGGAGCCAGAAGTCAGTATTCACAAGTAAAAGAGGCTTTATATATTGTTTTGTGGTGCAACAATTTAGTGGCGGGTATGAATCCCCTACTAATGCTTACTGAGCGTACTTGTGCTGAGCGCAGCCGAAGTAGTCGAAGTATTGATTCTGACTTCTAAATTCTTTTTCAATAATTTTTAGTTAACGCATAATTTCTATTTAATTTATGCTTTTAAAAAATAAATTTGAGGTTAAATCATATAAAAATGAATTTCATGCATTACTATAGCCGCCCTGGGTTAAATTACCATTCATGTAACTATGTGACTGTTTACTGTTATGCCATATCTAGAAAAAATCCAGGCTGGTCTATTGCAACTACATATAACCTAGATGGCAAAATCCTCGCAACAGCACGCCAATACTTGGGGAACGTGCCTGAGAAAATTGCAGAATATCAAAGCATTATCTTGGGTTTGAAAATATCTCAAGAATTAAACTTTCGTCAGGTAATGCTTTGTAGTACTAATCAGCAAATTATAAATCAGATTGATGGTTTTTGTAATATTGATGATTTGGATTTAATACCACTTTATGAAAGAGTAATTATTCTTCTGAGCCGCTTTCAGTTTTACAAGTTTGAGTATAGGTCTTGGTCAAAAATGAATGTGATGTTTAGTACTATTTTTGAAATAACTGAAAATCAAAAACTTTTAAGTCGTTCTAAAATATAAGTAATTGTAAGAACAATGTTGCAAGACTCTGAGGAAGTTAGAAAACCATCTCTATTTCCACCCTATTTACGCTGGTTAATTGCTTTAGGTATTGCCTGCATGGTGGGGATATCAGCAGGAGTTTTATATTTAGCCCGTCTATCAGCTACAACTAAACGTCCAGCAGTTACTTCACAAGTTAAACAAGTAGTTATTTCCAAAGTAAATGCATTGGGAAGATTGGAGCCAGCAGGTGAAGTAATTAAGATTTCGGCTCCTACTAATCCTAGTTTTGGTAGTGGTAGCCGTGTAGCTAAACTGTTAGTTGATGAAGGCACACAGGTACGATCGCAACAAATCATTGCTATTTTAGATAATCGCGATCGCCTGCAAGCTAATTTGATAGAAGCACAACAGCAAGCTAGAGTTGCCCAATTTCGTCTTGCTCAGGTCAAAGCAGGAGCAAAACAAGGTGAACTTGCAGCCATACAAGCGAATGTGAGAAATCTGCAAGCCGAGTTAGATGGTGAAATCCAAACTCAGCAGGCTACTATCGCTCGTATGCAAGCAGAGTTGCAGAATGCAGAGATAGAATTTCGTCGCAACCAAACTCTTTATAATGAAGGAGCGATCGCTGCTTCTGCACTAGACAGTCGCAAACTAGCTCTCACAAGCGCTCAAGAACAGTTAAGCGGTGCTAAGGCAGGTTTAGAACGAACTCAACGCACACTCACTGCACAGATTCAAGAAGCCAAAGCCACCTTAGAAAAAACAGCCGAAGTTCGTCCTACAGATGTAGCAACAGCACAAGCAGAAGTAGATAGTGCTATTGCTACAGTTGATAAAATTCAAGCCGAACTCGATTTGGCATATATTCGCGCACCAAAAGCCGGTCAAATTCTGCGAATTATTGCTCATCCTGGTGAAACAGTAGGAAACGAAGGAATTGTCGAACTTGGGCAAACTGAGCGGATGTTTGCAGTAGCAGAAATTTACGAAAGTGATATTGCCAAGATTCGCCCAGGGCAAAGTGCTAGTATTAGCAGTCCCAGCAATGCCTTCCCCGGTAAGTTAGGCGGAACAGTTGATCAAATTGGTTTAAAAGTTGCTAAGAAAGATGTGCTGGATAGCGATCCAACAACGGCAACAGATGCCAGAGTAATTGAGGTCAAAATTCGTTTAGATCAAGCTGCGAGTAGGCAGGTTGCTCGCTTTACTAATCTTCAGGTTAATGTTGAAGTTAATTTATGAAAGAGGCAGAATTCAGTTCTTGCTGACTAAAAGTTATAAAAATCTCACGCAGAGTCGCAGAGTCGCAGAGAGAAAAATTGAGTATTTTTTCTTATTACTCTGTTACTCAGCGTCTCTGTGGTTTTTTATTTCAAATTAATTTAAATTATGATAATTACTATGTTTAAACGCAATATTCCATTAGCTTGGTTGCAATTAATAAAACAAAAGGGACGTTTTGTTGTTGCCATATTGGGAATTACTTTTGCTGTTTTTCTTATGTTAATGCAGCTTGGCTTTCAATCTGCTTTATATGATAGCAATACTCGATTTCATGTGCTATTAAAAACTGACTTGGTAGTGATTAGCCGCCAAGCGCAAAACTTAGGACTTCTGAGTAGTTTTCCTCGCCGTCGATTATTTCAAGCTGCTAACTTAGCAGAAGTTGAATCAGTTAATCCCTTGTATATTCGCTTAGGAGTTTGGAAGAGTCTCGAAACTAAACTTGATGAATCAATTCTAGTTATTGGCTTTAATCCAGAAAAACCAGCGTTTAATTTGCCAGAAGTTAATCAAAATTTAGCTCTGATTAAATATCCAGATACATTATTGTTTGACCGCAACGCCAACGGTAAATATCAAGAAGCGATCGCACAAATATCTCAAGGTAAATCTGTCACAACAGAACTGCAAGGACGTAGAGTTAATATTCAGGGTTTATATGAAGTCGGCGCGTCTTTTGTAGCCAATGCTAGTGTAATTACAAGTGACCAAAACTTTTTACGAATTTTTTCTTCACAGCAACCAGGGAAAGTTAATCTGGGTTTAATTCAATTAAAATCTGGTAGTGATGCCAATGTAGTAGTTAAAGCGTTGCGGTCTTACCTTTCAGATGATGTAAAAGTTCTTACCCGTCAGGAATTTATTGATTTTGAAAAGAAATATTGGCAAGAAAGTGGCGCGATCGGTTTTATCTTTTCTTTGGGTGTAACTATCGGGTTTTTAGTTGGTGTGATTATTGTCT
This region of Nostoc sp. UHCC 0302 genomic DNA includes:
- the devC gene encoding ABC transporter permease DevC; the encoded protein is MFKRNIPLAWLQLIKQKGRFVVAILGITFAVFLMLMQLGFQSALYDSNTRFHVLLKTDLVVISRQAQNLGLLSSFPRRRLFQAANLAEVESVNPLYIRLGVWKSLETKLDESILVIGFNPEKPAFNLPEVNQNLALIKYPDTLLFDRNANGKYQEAIAQISQGKSVTTELQGRRVNIQGLYEVGASFVANASVITSDQNFLRIFSSQQPGKVNLGLIQLKSGSDANVVVKALRSYLSDDVKVLTRQEFIDFEKKYWQESGAIGFIFSLGVTIGFLVGVIIVYQIIYSDVMDHLAEYATLKAMGFRNVYLLFVVLQEALILAVFGYIPGCVISFGMYNLTRSATKLPLFMTSERVIQVLILTIVMCLISGAIAMRKLNSADPADIF